AATGTTATCACTATTCTACGGCTAATTTCTGAAGGGCATTCAATTCAAATGCACGCACTTTACGAGGGATGAAACGACGAATGTCCATTTCGTTATAGCCGATCTGAATGCGTTTTTCATCAAGTAAAATAGGGCTGCGCAACATACGAGGATGCTGCTGGATTAAGTTGTACAACTCTTGAATGGATAACTGGTCAATATCAATGTCCAGGTTTTTGAAATCATTCGAGTTTGTCGCAATAATTTCATCCGTACCATCTTCTGTCATACTTAAAATATGTTTAAACTCTGCTAAAGTCAAAGATTGAGAAGTTGTTCTTTTTTCAGTATAAGTAATATTATTTTCGTTTAGCCATTTCAATGCTTTTCGTGATGAGGAACAGCTCGATTGTGTATAGATTGTTACTGTCATAATTAATTTCCTCGCTTTCCCATAATCAATAATTTGGTGATAGCTTAGTTGTAAGACATTTACTTATAATAATATCTTACCAGTAAGCTATTTATAATGCAATAAGTTTATTATATGTTTCCCTTTTACTGTTTACCCATTCTTCTAATAAATTATACGTATAAAACTATAAAAAGTTTCTAATTTAATATTACAGTTTTGTAAAGTAGAAACTAGAAGAGAGAAGGGGACTGCTGGGCGCGGTTAGTTTTGAACAGGGAATGATTCTAATATGTAGTGGGAGTGCTTTAAAAGACCGCGACTTTTTAATATATTCTAGAAATATTCTAAATAGAACTTACTACTCTAAAAATGTTTTTCAAGAATCCAGGGAATATTGGACTGGTTAAACGCTCGAACCTTTACTATATTCGTCAGCTATAATGAAAAGTCCTTGCCAAGCGATTGTTTATTGACGAATAATTCTGACTAACATTCTTATTTTTCTAATATTTGACACAATTATCCAGTTAAAGTCTTTTCTTAA
This genomic window from Solibacillus sp. FSL R5-0449 contains:
- the spxA gene encoding transcriptional regulator SpxA; protein product: MTVTIYTQSSCSSSRKALKWLNENNITYTEKRTTSQSLTLAEFKHILSMTEDGTDEIIATNSNDFKNLDIDIDQLSIQELYNLIQQHPRMLRSPILLDEKRIQIGYNEMDIRRFIPRKVRAFELNALQKLAVE